The DNA sequence GGGCGACCGGATCACGGGTCCAGGCCCGCACTTCGGCACCGGTGTCCAGGCGCAGGCCCACGGAGCGCCGTCGGCGCGGGACCTCCCGCAGCTCCCCGAGCGTGCGGGCGGTCTCCCATGAGGCCTCGGGGCGGCCGTCACCGGGCAGCGGGAGCACCTCCTCCACGCGGGCCAGCTCGAGCTCCTCGGTTCCCTGGATGTACACGGTCGGGGTGAGTCGGACGCGACCGTGGACGCGGGTGGCGGCGATCATCACCCCGTGGCACATCGCCGAGGCGATCGCACAGACCGTGAGCATGAGCCAGTGGACGGGCGCACCGGTGACCAGTTCGAACGCCGCGGCGCCCGCGCAGAACAGTGGCGCGGCGAAGATCCAGGCCCAACTCCACCCGTCCTCGGCGTACAGGATGGGCCCCTCGGGTTCGGACCCCGGCCGTTCGGGTTCACTCGCCGGCACGCGCACCGCCGCCGGTCGTGAACTTCATCGCCTCGGCGGTGTGCTGGCGCCACACGGCGGTCGCGGCGCACAGTCCCGCGAGAATCTGCAGCGAGATCACCAGGAAGGTGACGATCTCGCCCCGCTCCCCCGCGACCGCGACCCCGCCGAACACGCCGATCACCACCGAGACCGCGTCCACCACGAGGAATACCGCGACGATGTCCAGCATCGTCCGGGCCCAGCCCTTCCCCGCCCGCAAGCGGAAGGCCAGCCACACGGTCACCACGGCCGCGACCATCGCCAGTACGGCACCCACGCCCCGCGCGAACCCGAACAACGCCTCGATGGAGATGTCCGCGGTCCCAGTGGTCTCGACCGCGTCGCGGAAGGCGTCACGCGTGGCCGGGGGGAGGTCACCGAAGCGCGTGGTGGCGGCATTGAGCAGCATCCCCACGAGTGCGAAAGCGGTCGCGGCGAGCCACAGTCCCCACGCGGAGTGAACGTCGTCGGGCACCGGCCCGGCGGGGCTCTCCGGTCGACCGTCGGCGCGCTCGGAGGGCCAGTCGGTGCGTTCGGGTGGACGCCACGGCCCGCTGCCCGTCACCGCTGGCCCCACCCGTCGGCGAGGAGGCGTGCGGCGTGCAGCGCCCAGTAGGTCAGGACGATGTCCGCTCCGGCCCGACGGATGGAGGTCAACGACTCCATCACCGCCGGGTCGTGATCGATCCACCCCCGCTCGGCGGCGGCGGAGATCATCGCGTACTCCCCGGAGACCTGATAGGCGGCGACGGGGACGTCCGAGAGCTCGGCGGTCTGGCGCAGCACGTCGAGATAGCTCATCGCCGGCTTGACCATGACCATGTCGGCACCCTCGTCCAGGTCCAGGCAGACCTCCCGCAGGGACTCGCGCAGGTTGGCGGGGTCCTGCTGATAGGTACGCCGGTCACCGCGCAGCGAGGATCCGACGGCCTCACGGAACGGCCCGTAGAACGCGCTCGCGTACTTGGCGCTGTACGCCAACACGGCCACGTCGTGGAAGCCCTCGCGGTCCAGCGCCTCGCGGATGGCGATGATCTGACCGTCCATCATCCCGCTCGGCCCCACCACATGGGCTCCCGCGGCGGCCTGCGCCACGGCGAGTTCGGTGTATGCCGCCAGGGTGGCGTCGTTGTCGACGACCTGTTCGCCCCGCGGATCGGTACCCAGGACGCCGCAGTGCCCGTGGTCGGTGAACTCGTCCAGACAGGTGTCGGCCATCACCACGAGGTCGTCACCCACCTCCTCGCGGACGGTCGCCAGCGCCCGGTTGAGGATGCCGTCGGCCGCGGCGCCGCAGCTGCCGACGGCGTCCTTGTCCGCGTCGTGCGGAACCCCGAAGAGCATGATCCCGCCGAGTCCCGCCTCGGCGGCGGCGACGGCCTCGGCTCGCAGGGAGTCGACCGTGTGCTGAACCACCCCGGGCAGGGAGGAGATGGGCTTCGGCTCCGCGATCCCGTCGGCGACGAACGCCGGAAGGACCAGCTGCCTGGGGGCGAGCGTGGTCTCGGCGACGAGCCTGCGCATCGCCGGCGTCGAGCGCAGCCGTCGCGGGCGCACCAGCGGTGCCGGGACGGATGCGGGATCGGTCTCACGCGGTGTGGTCACGGGCTCCACTGTACGAAAGTCGCCTGTCACGCGGCGCGGCGCCGGTCGGTGTCAGCGCCGGCGCGCGCGACGCCGCGGGGGAGGCAGCTCGCCCGCGTCACGCAGCTGGTCGGCGTGCGCGGCGAGCGCGTCCACCAGGTCCAGCACCGACGCGTTGTCCGGCTGCACGTCCACGCGCAACCCGAACTCGGCGGCGGTCTCGGCGGTGCGCGGACCGATGCACGCGATCAGTGTCCGGGCGTGCGGCTTGCCGGCGATCCCCACCAGGTTGCGGACCGTGGAGGAGCTGGTGAAGCACACGGCGTCGAACCCGCCGCTCTTGATCATCTCGCGGATCTCCGCCGCCGGAGGGGCCGCGCGGACCGTGCGGTACGCGGTGACGTCCTCGATCTCCCAGCCGCGGCCGGTCAGCCCCTCGGCGAGGGTCTCGGTCGCGATGTCGGCGCGCGGCAACAGGACCCGGTTGACGGGGTCCAGGATGTCGTCGTACGGCGGGAAGACCTCGAGCAGACCCAGGCTGGACTGCTCGCCGGAGGGCAGAAGCTCGGGCTGGATGCCCAGCTCGCGGACCCGTTCCGCGGTGCCCTCGCCCACGCAGGCGATCTTCACACCGGAGAACGCGCGCGCGTCGAGGCCGAACTCGCAGAACTTCTCCCACACCGCGCGGACCGCGTTGGAGGAGGTGAAGACGACCCACTGGTAGCGGCCGTCGACGAGGCCCTTGACGGCCCGCTCCATCTGGGCGGGGCTGCGGGGCGGCTCGACCGCGATGGTGGGGACCTCCACCGGCACGGCACCGTGCTCGGCGATGCGCTGGCTCATCTCGGCGGACTGAGCCTTGGTCCGGGGCACCAGCACGTTCCAGCCGAACATGGCCCGCGACTCCCACCACTGGTGGCGATGGCGTTCGCCGGCGGACTTGCCGATGGTCACCACGAGGTCGCCGTCCATCTCGCGACCGACCTCGGCCATGGTGGCCAGGGTGCCGTCGGCGGACTTCTGCGCGCAGAGCGAACCGGCGCAGGTCACGGTGACCGGGGTCCCGGCCCCCAGGCCCTGCTCGGCCAGCCCCGACGCGGCCTCGGCGAGGTGCCGGCCGGTGGTGCGCAGGACGATCGGACCGGGCGAGCTGACCAGGGAGGCCCAGTCGACCTTGCCGCGGCCGTCCGCGAACACGTAGCCGGACCCCAGGGCGATGCCCGCGAACGCGGGGACCGCGGTGGCCTCGGCGACACCCGGCACGACCTCGAACGGCACCACGGTGCGTCCGACCGCGGCGATCTCGGTGACGGTGGCGTCGGTCGTCATGGGGTCGCCGGTGACCAGCCGCACCACGTCGCGCCCCTTCTTGGCCTCGGCGACGAGCTGCTTGGCCACGGCGGCCGGTTCCCCCAGGACGGGACGCACATCCGCGGCGGTGGGAGCCGGCAGGGTCTTGAGGCGTTTGATCTCCGCCTTGTCCTCCGCGGCGACGGCGGCGTCCATCTCGGCGCGGCGGGCGTCGAGCAGTTCCTCCGGAACCGGGACGTCGCGTGCGACGAGCGCGAGCACCTCCGGGGAGACGTCGGCGTCGGCGAAGACCAGTGCGTTCCCCGCGAGGACCTCCCGGGCCCTGCAGGTGAGCATCCCCGCGTTGCCTGGGCCGCCGCCGACGAAGCGGACGGTTCCGGGGCGGGTGGTGCGTGCTCGAGTCATTGTTCGTCTCTCCGTGGGGTGGGTGTCGCGCGCTGGCTGCGCGCGACGGGGAGGTTCAGGGGACATGGATCAGGTCTCGGGAACGGTCGGTGGCGCGGTCGTCGACTCCTTCGGCACGAGCGGGGCCCGTTCCTCGGGGGACGTGTCGGTCATGAGGTCGCGTGCGCCCCGGGCGAGCAGGTCCGCCGCGAGTCGGCGGCCCAGGTCGTCGGCCGCCGCGACGGGGCCGTCGGGATGGTCGGAGGTGGTGGTGGTCCCCTCGGCGTGCAGGACCGTCGACCCGTCATGCGACGCGGCGACGGCGTGCAGGGTGAGCACACCCCCGTCGAGCTCGGCGCGTGCCCCGACCGGCGCCGTGCACCCGGCCTCGAGTTCGGCGAGGAGACGGCGCTCGGCGGTCACCCTGATCCTCGAGGGAAGGTGGTCCAGGAGCGCGATCGCCTCGGTGGCGCCGGCGTCGTCGGCGCGGCATTCGACGGCGAGGGCGCCCTGGGCCGGGGCGGGGAGCATCTCGTCGACACCGAACCGCTGGGTGGCCCGCTCGCCCACGCCGACCCGGTCGAGCCCGGCGGCGGCCAAGACGACCGCGTCCAGGTCGCCGCTGGTCACGTACGACATGCGTGTGTCGATGTTGCCGCGCAGAGGGTGCAGGTCGAGATCCGGCCGGAGCGCGGCGAGCTGCGACCGCCGACGGGGCGCGGAGGTCCCGACGCGCGCGCCCTCGGGCAGCGTGGCCAGGGTCAGCCCGTCGCGTGCGATGAGCACGTCCGAGGGGTCAACCCGTGGTGGCACGACGATCGGCGCGAACCGGTCGTCGGGCGCCGTCGGGAGGTCCTTGTACGAGTGGACGGCGACGTCGCAGTCACCGCGCTCGAGTGCGGAGCGCAACTCCATGGTGAAGACGCCCACCCCGATGCGCTCGACCGGCGCCATCACCACGTCACCCCGGGTCCGCACGATCACCAGTTCCGCGGGGTGACCGGCGGCGATGAGGGCGTCCCGGACGTGCCCGGCCTGCGTGGTCGCGAGGGTGCTGCCCCGCGTCCCCACCTTCAGGGTCCTGCTCATGACGCCTCCTCGTCCACGCTGGTCTCGTCCAGACGGCCCACGCTGTCGAGGTCGAACAGCGTCCGCACGACCGCCGCCAGGTTCTCGCCGTCGGGCTGGGCCGCGAGCTCCTTGAACCGGACCGTCGGCGGGTGCAGAAGCTTGTCCACGACCCGCCGGACGGTGTTGGCCACCTCGTCCCGGACCCTGTCGTCGAGGTCCGGCAACCGCGATTCCAACCGGCGCATCTCGGCGGCGACCACCTGGCCGCCGCGACCGCGGAGCTGGCCGATCAGCGGCCCGACGCCGGCCATGCGCTCGGCCTGGGTGTACGCCGCGAGTTCGGTGTCGACGATGGTGCGGGCGGCGTCGGCGTCGGCGGCCGCGGCCGAGGTGGCCGGGTCGGCGTTCAGTTCCTCGATCCCCAACACGGTCACCCCCGGCAGGCCCGAGACGGAGGGATCGACGTCACGCGGCATTCCCAGATCGCAGATCACCAGCGGACGGCCCGGGCCGCGACGGGCGAGCGCGGTGTGCACGTCGCCCAGCGTCACGACGGCGCCGACCGCGCCGGTACAGGTGAAGAGGATGTCCGCCGCGGCGATCCCGTCTGCGAGGTCCTCCATCGGGAACGCCGCGGCCGGGGTACCGGAATCCCGGGCGATCTCGGAGAGGCGATCGGCGCGGTCCGGCGTTCGGTTGGTGACGTCGATATGAGAGATCCCGGCACGACCCAGGT is a window from the Dietzia sp. JS16-p6b genome containing:
- the hemB gene encoding porphobilinogen synthase yields the protein MTTPRETDPASVPAPLVRPRRLRSTPAMRRLVAETTLAPRQLVLPAFVADGIAEPKPISSLPGVVQHTVDSLRAEAVAAAEAGLGGIMLFGVPHDADKDAVGSCGAAADGILNRALATVREEVGDDLVVMADTCLDEFTDHGHCGVLGTDPRGEQVVDNDATLAAYTELAVAQAAAGAHVVGPSGMMDGQIIAIREALDREGFHDVAVLAYSAKYASAFYGPFREAVGSSLRGDRRTYQQDPANLRESLREVCLDLDEGADMVMVKPAMSYLDVLRQTAELSDVPVAAYQVSGEYAMISAAAERGWIDHDPAVMESLTSIRRAGADIVLTYWALHAARLLADGWGQR
- a CDS encoding bifunctional uroporphyrinogen-III C-methyltransferase/uroporphyrinogen-III synthase, whose translation is MTRARTTRPGTVRFVGGGPGNAGMLTCRAREVLAGNALVFADADVSPEVLALVARDVPVPEELLDARRAEMDAAVAAEDKAEIKRLKTLPAPTAADVRPVLGEPAAVAKQLVAEAKKGRDVVRLVTGDPMTTDATVTEIAAVGRTVVPFEVVPGVAEATAVPAFAGIALGSGYVFADGRGKVDWASLVSSPGPIVLRTTGRHLAEAASGLAEQGLGAGTPVTVTCAGSLCAQKSADGTLATMAEVGREMDGDLVVTIGKSAGERHRHQWWESRAMFGWNVLVPRTKAQSAEMSQRIAEHGAVPVEVPTIAVEPPRSPAQMERAVKGLVDGRYQWVVFTSSNAVRAVWEKFCEFGLDARAFSGVKIACVGEGTAERVRELGIQPELLPSGEQSSLGLLEVFPPYDDILDPVNRVLLPRADIATETLAEGLTGRGWEIEDVTAYRTVRAAPPAAEIREMIKSGGFDAVCFTSSSTVRNLVGIAGKPHARTLIACIGPRTAETAAEFGLRVDVQPDNASVLDLVDALAAHADQLRDAGELPPPRRRARRR
- the hemC gene encoding hydroxymethylbilane synthase, which encodes MSRTLKVGTRGSTLATTQAGHVRDALIAAGHPAELVIVRTRGDVVMAPVERIGVGVFTMELRSALERGDCDVAVHSYKDLPTAPDDRFAPIVVPPRVDPSDVLIARDGLTLATLPEGARVGTSAPRRRSQLAALRPDLDLHPLRGNIDTRMSYVTSGDLDAVVLAAAGLDRVGVGERATQRFGVDEMLPAPAQGALAVECRADDAGATEAIALLDHLPSRIRVTAERRLLAELEAGCTAPVGARAELDGGVLTLHAVAASHDGSTVLHAEGTTTTSDHPDGPVAAADDLGRRLAADLLARGARDLMTDTSPEERAPLVPKESTTAPPTVPET
- a CDS encoding glutamyl-tRNA reductase, whose translation is MSILLVGLSHHSAPVALLESVAVAEADRDALTESLISGRHVDEAMIVTTCNRVEVYAAVEAFHPALDDVVDLLSRHSGLSAEELSRHLYVRYSESAAEHLFSVASGLDSMVVGEQQIIGQIRTAYQSASDIGAAGTTLHRLAQQALHVGKRVHTETGIDSAGSSVVSVALDRAAEILAEVDTAGTAPAATGSPSRRLDGRRAVVLGAGAMGGLAVAHLGRAGISHIDVTNRTPDRADRLSEIARDSGTPAAAFPMEDLADGIAAADILFTCTGAVGAVVTLGDVHTALARRGPGRPLVICDLGMPRDVDPSVSGLPGVTVLGIEELNADPATSAAAADADAARTIVDTELAAYTQAERMAGVGPLIGQLRGRGGQVVAAEMRRLESRLPDLDDRVRDEVANTVRRVVDKLLHPPTVRFKELAAQPDGENLAAVVRTLFDLDSVGRLDETSVDEEAS